In the Ascochyta rabiei chromosome 17, complete sequence genome, one interval contains:
- a CDS encoding Tetrahydroxynaphthalene reductase yields the protein MSAAPASWSLEGKVAVVTGSGRGIGKAMAIELGKRGAKVAVNYANAIEGAEAVVKEIKALGNGADAHAFKANVGNVEETIKLMDDVVAHFGKLDICCSNSGVVSFGHFADVEPEEFDRVFNINTRGQFFVAKEAYKRMEVGGRIILMGSITGQAKGVPKHAIYSGSKGAIETFTRCMAIDAGEKKVTVNCVAPGGIKTDMYHAVCREYIPGGDKLSDDQVDEYACTWSPHNRVGQPIDIARVVCFLASQDGDWVNGKVIGIDGAACM from the exons ATGTCTGCCGCTCCCGCCAGCTGGTCCCTCGAGGGCAAGGTCGCCGTTGTCACTGGCTCCG GCCGTGGTATCGGAAAGGCGATGGCCATTGAGCTCGGCAAGCGCGGTGCTAAGGTCGCTGTCAACTACGCCAACGCCATCGAGGGTGCGGAGGCAGTTGTCAAGGAGATCAAGGCTCTCGGAAACGGTGCTGATGCCCACGCCTTCAAGGCCAATGTCGGTAACGTCGAGGAGACCATCAAGCTGATGGACGATGTTGTTGCACACTTCGGCAAGCTCGACATCTGCTGCTCCAACTCCGGTGTTGTCTCTTTTGGCCACTTCGCCGATGTTGAGCCCGAGGAATTTGACCGTGTcttcaacatcaacaccCGTGGTCAGTTCTTCGTCGCCAAGGAGGCGTACAAGAGGATGGAGGTTGGTGGCCGCATCATCCTAATGGGATCCATCACTGGTCAGGCCAAGGGTGTTCCCAAGCACGCCATTTACTCTGGCTCCAAGGGCGCCATCGAGACCTTTACCAGATGCATGGCTATCG ATGCTGGTGAGAAGAAGGTCACTGTCAACTGCGTTGCTCCCGGTGGCATCAAGACTGACATGTACCACGCTGTCTGCCGCGAATACATTCCCGGAGGTGACAAGCTCAGCGATGACCAGGTTGACGAGTACGCTTGCACATGGTCTCCCCACAACCGTGTCGGTCAGCCCATCGATATTGCCCGCGTCGTCTGCTTCCTTGCTTCGCAGGATGGCGACTGGGTCAACGGAAAGGTCATTGGCATCGACGGTGCTGCTTGCATGTAA